Proteins co-encoded in one Phenylobacterium soli genomic window:
- a CDS encoding esterase-like activity of phytase family protein, which produces MRLGWGALAAALALAACAPQAPLPEHPLPYGAPIRIDAQPVPLNPADPRQDRIGDFAYAGGLLLTSRDTARLHGLSDLKVWPDGRLLAEGDEGDQLTARLVLDAHGRPQGLAEAHLTAIKGEDGVELHAKGDREADSEGVADLPNGDRLVSFEQHDRILLYPKAGGPPRPAPYPQIRYVFNKGMEALVADPSVAPDAYRVGIEATGETFLCRVSTSCTATGRIDLEGLELSGMDLLPGGRTAYLLRGYSALRGNVIRLKVVDRAGAVLDEMEIKRPLTVDNFEGVAAVPQGSGKIRFYLISDDNFGTYNGLPTDQKTYLLAFDWTPR; this is translated from the coding sequence GTGAGGCTCGGCTGGGGGGCTCTGGCCGCGGCGCTGGCGCTCGCCGCCTGCGCGCCCCAGGCGCCCCTGCCCGAACATCCCCTGCCCTACGGCGCGCCGATCCGCATCGACGCCCAGCCCGTGCCGCTCAATCCGGCCGATCCGCGCCAGGACCGCATCGGCGACTTCGCCTACGCCGGCGGCCTGCTGCTCACCTCGCGCGACACGGCGCGCCTGCACGGGCTTTCGGACCTGAAGGTCTGGCCCGACGGGCGGCTGCTGGCCGAGGGCGACGAGGGCGACCAGCTCACGGCCCGCCTGGTGCTCGATGCCCACGGCCGGCCGCAGGGGCTCGCCGAGGCCCATCTCACGGCGATCAAGGGCGAGGATGGCGTCGAGCTGCACGCCAAGGGCGACCGCGAGGCCGATTCCGAGGGGGTCGCGGACCTGCCGAACGGCGACCGGCTCGTCAGCTTCGAACAGCACGACCGCATCCTCCTCTATCCGAAGGCCGGCGGGCCGCCGCGGCCGGCGCCCTATCCGCAGATCCGCTACGTCTTCAACAAGGGAATGGAGGCGCTCGTCGCCGACCCCTCGGTCGCGCCGGACGCCTATCGCGTGGGCATCGAGGCGACCGGCGAGACCTTCCTGTGCCGCGTCTCGACCAGCTGCACGGCCACGGGCCGCATCGACCTCGAGGGCCTGGAGCTCTCCGGCATGGACCTGCTGCCCGGCGGGCGCACGGCCTATCTGCTGCGCGGCTACTCGGCGCTGCGCGGCAATGTCATCCGCTTGAAGGTGGTCGACCGCGCCGGCGCGGTGCTCGACGAGATGGAGATCAAGCGGCCACTCACCGTCGACAACTTCGAGGGCGTCGCCGCTGTGCCGCAGGGGAGCGGGAAGATCCGCTTCTACCTGATCTCGGACGACAACTTCGGGACCTACAACGGCCTGCCCACCGACCAGAAGACCTACCTCCTGGCCTTCGACTGGACGCCCAGATAG
- a CDS encoding nucleotidyltransferase family protein, which produces MNRLAALQALSALMRGAPPADCDWMEILRLANEALLTPQLHAAVEDAGRLDALPAEVRTFTTEVFTRNRERNRRLFAQLAEAVAVLNAAGVQPGLLKGAALWAASGCPESFDRMMNDLDLLVRPEEAPRAVEALEAAGFAAAKRHEGPRVHVVAELGRPQDVGFLDLHQRPPGPPGLAEAPAIEARLRPLRWQGLSLRTPDPALQVFFLVLHDQFHDGDYWSGAFSLRHLVDIAALSRAPEGVDWQGLEALARTGLARHALAAQLAAAEAIADADVPPTIRRRLWPRLQHARRMAQFRWPMAAGPLGAAAVISEAPWILAHRAADRRDQARLFGAPARASWADRLERLRQVLGGFADGKV; this is translated from the coding sequence GTGAACCGGCTCGCGGCCCTGCAGGCGCTGAGCGCGCTGATGCGGGGCGCGCCGCCTGCGGATTGCGACTGGATGGAGATCCTGCGGCTCGCCAACGAGGCCCTGCTGACGCCGCAGCTGCATGCCGCCGTGGAGGACGCCGGACGGCTGGACGCCTTGCCGGCGGAGGTGCGGACCTTCACGACCGAGGTCTTCACCCGCAACCGCGAGCGCAATCGCCGCCTCTTCGCCCAGCTCGCCGAGGCGGTGGCCGTGCTCAACGCCGCGGGCGTGCAGCCCGGCCTCCTGAAGGGCGCCGCCCTGTGGGCCGCGAGCGGATGTCCAGAAAGCTTCGACCGGATGATGAACGACCTCGACCTCCTGGTGCGCCCCGAGGAGGCGCCGCGCGCCGTCGAAGCCCTGGAAGCGGCCGGCTTTGCGGCGGCCAAGCGCCACGAGGGCCCCCGCGTCCATGTGGTCGCCGAGCTGGGCCGGCCGCAGGACGTCGGCTTCCTCGACCTGCACCAGCGCCCGCCCGGGCCGCCGGGTCTGGCCGAGGCTCCCGCCATCGAGGCCCGCCTGCGGCCGCTCCGCTGGCAGGGCCTTTCGCTGCGGACCCCGGATCCGGCGCTGCAGGTCTTCTTCCTGGTCCTCCATGACCAGTTCCACGACGGCGACTACTGGAGCGGCGCCTTCTCCCTGCGCCACCTCGTCGACATCGCCGCCCTGAGCCGGGCGCCGGAAGGAGTCGATTGGCAGGGGCTTGAGGCCCTGGCCCGCACGGGCCTCGCCCGCCACGCCCTCGCCGCCCAGCTCGCCGCCGCCGAGGCCATCGCCGACGCGGACGTCCCACCCACGATCCGGCGGCGCCTGTGGCCGCGCCTGCAGCACGCCCGGCGCATGGCGCAGTTCCGCTGGCCGATGGCCGCCGGTCCGCTCGGCGCGGCGGCGGTGATCAGCGAGGCGCCCTGGATCCTCGCCCACCGGGCCGCCGACCGGCGCGATCAGGCGCGGCTGTTCGGCGCGCCGGCCAGGGCGAGCTGGGCGGACCGGCTCGAACGTCTGCGCCAGGTGCTCGGCGGCTTCGCCGACGGCAAGGTCTAG
- a CDS encoding pyridoxal phosphate-dependent aminotransferase: MSAQIDPFHAIGVSVLAHELKAQGRSIIHMEFGQPSTPAPKAAIAAAHHVLDTDPMGYWESSALTQRLARHYRDTYGVEVDPRQIIMTCGASAALVLALAASFEPGARIAMARPGYVAYRNTVKALHMEPVEIAAGHNERFQITAAALEAVEPAPAGVIVASPANPTGTILPPEELKAIAEVCRRRNIRIVSDEIYHGLSYVGPTHSMLEFEPTALIVNSFSKYYSMAPWRLGWLVAPKADLSRCRAFVGNLFLTAPSLAQHAALAAMDATEELEANVAVYRANRALLLAALPQLGLKEIAPPDGAFYVWADVGHLTSDSLAFCKQLLRDTGVATAPGVDFDPVEGKHFVRFSFAVSTPEVEEAIRRMTPWFAEAARRAAEPA; this comes from the coding sequence ATGTCCGCCCAGATCGATCCGTTCCACGCCATCGGCGTCAGCGTCCTCGCCCACGAGCTGAAGGCCCAGGGGCGCTCGATCATCCACATGGAGTTCGGCCAGCCCTCGACGCCGGCGCCCAAGGCCGCGATCGCGGCGGCCCACCATGTGCTGGACACTGACCCGATGGGCTACTGGGAGAGCTCGGCTCTGACCCAGCGGCTGGCCCGGCACTACCGCGACACCTATGGCGTGGAAGTCGATCCGCGGCAGATCATCATGACCTGCGGGGCCTCGGCGGCGCTCGTCCTGGCCCTGGCGGCGAGCTTCGAGCCGGGGGCGCGGATCGCCATGGCCCGGCCGGGCTACGTCGCCTACCGCAACACGGTGAAGGCGCTGCACATGGAGCCGGTGGAGATCGCCGCCGGCCACAACGAGCGCTTCCAGATCACCGCCGCCGCCCTCGAGGCGGTCGAGCCCGCGCCGGCCGGCGTCATCGTCGCGAGCCCCGCCAATCCCACCGGCACGATCCTGCCGCCGGAGGAGCTGAAAGCCATCGCCGAGGTCTGCCGGCGGCGGAACATCCGCATCGTCTCCGACGAGATCTACCACGGGCTCAGCTACGTCGGCCCGACCCACTCGATGCTGGAGTTCGAGCCCACGGCCCTGATCGTGAACTCGTTCTCCAAGTACTACTCCATGGCGCCCTGGCGGCTCGGCTGGCTGGTCGCGCCCAAGGCCGATCTCTCCCGCTGCCGCGCCTTCGTCGGCAACCTCTTCCTGACCGCCCCCTCGCTCGCCCAGCACGCCGCGCTCGCGGCCATGGACGCGACCGAGGAGCTGGAGGCCAATGTCGCGGTCTACCGGGCCAACCGCGCCCTGCTGCTCGCCGCTCTGCCGCAACTGGGCCTGAAGGAGATCGCCCCGCCGGACGGCGCCTTTTACGTCTGGGCTGACGTCGGCCACCTGACGAGCGACAGCCTCGCCTTCTGCAAGCAGCTGCTGCGCGACACCGGGGTCGCCACCGCGCCGGGCGTCGACTTCGACCCGGTGGAGGGCAAGCACTTCGTGCGCTTCAGCTTCGCCGTCTCGACGCCGGAGGTGGAGGAAGCCATCCGCCGGATGACCCCGTGGTTCGCCGAGGCCGCCAGGCGGGCCGCAGAGCCGGCCTAG
- the cobS gene encoding cobaltochelatase subunit CobS encodes MTVLETSDDALINLVPDRTVNAREVFGVNFDMKVPAFSERDPHVPEVDEAYKFDPETTQAILAGFAFDRRVMVQGYHGTGKSTHIEQVAARLNWPLIRVNLDSHVSRIDLVGKDAIVLKEGKQVTEFREGILPWTIQRPIALVFDEYDAGRPDVMFVIQRVLEAQGKLTLLDQNRVIRPNKFFRLFSTTNTIGLGDTTGLYHGTQQINQGQMDRWSIVTTLNYLAHDVEAEIVLAKAPAYNTAEGKRTINAMVRVADMTRNAFMNGDISTVMSPRTVITWAQNAEIFGGDIALAFRMTFLNKCDELERGTVAEFFQRAFGQDLPESTARVRVA; translated from the coding sequence ATGACCGTTCTCGAAACCTCCGACGACGCCCTGATCAACCTGGTCCCGGACCGGACGGTGAACGCCCGCGAGGTGTTCGGCGTCAACTTCGACATGAAGGTCCCCGCGTTCAGCGAGCGCGACCCGCACGTGCCGGAGGTGGACGAGGCCTACAAGTTCGACCCCGAGACCACCCAGGCGATCCTCGCCGGCTTCGCCTTCGACCGCCGGGTGATGGTCCAGGGCTATCACGGCACCGGCAAGTCGACGCACATCGAGCAGGTCGCCGCGCGGCTGAACTGGCCGCTGATCCGCGTGAACCTCGACAGCCACGTGAGCCGGATCGACCTCGTCGGCAAGGACGCCATCGTCCTGAAGGAAGGCAAGCAGGTCACCGAGTTCCGCGAAGGCATCCTGCCCTGGACGATCCAGCGCCCGATCGCCCTCGTCTTCGACGAGTACGACGCCGGCCGTCCGGACGTGATGTTCGTGATCCAGCGCGTGCTGGAGGCCCAGGGCAAGCTGACCCTGCTCGACCAGAACCGCGTCATCCGGCCGAACAAGTTCTTCCGCCTGTTCTCGACGACCAACACCATCGGTCTCGGCGACACGACGGGGCTCTATCACGGCACCCAGCAGATCAACCAAGGCCAGATGGACCGCTGGTCCATCGTCACCACGCTCAACTACCTGGCGCACGACGTCGAGGCGGAGATCGTGCTGGCCAAGGCCCCGGCCTACAACACCGCCGAGGGCAAGCGGACGATCAACGCCATGGTGCGCGTCGCCGACATGACCCGGAATGCTTTCATGAACGGCGACATCTCGACGGTCATGAGCCCCCGCACGGTGATCACCTGGGCCCAGAACGCCGAGATCTTCGGCGGCGACATCGCGCTCGCCTTCCGGATGACCTTCCTCAACAAGTGCGACGAGCTGGAGCGCGGCACCGTCGCCGAGTTCTTCCAGCGCGCCTTCGGCCAGGACCTGCCGGAGAGCACGGCGCGGGTGCGGGTGGCCTAA
- the cobT gene encoding cobaltochelatase subunit CobT, with amino-acid sequence MAKNPESPLEPFKRALANAARSLAETPDLEIVYSGEGPQLSGKRAVLPHPPRDLTPTDAARIRGLADQMALRLAHHDAGVHAKGRPASAGGAPIYDAIEAARVEAIGANALGGVRENLKAVVEQAWAKRSFNQIEALANPPLAEVIGLMVRERLTGEPPPAMAQPLVNLFKADVEAKAGADLDKLEASIGDQKAFAKIARTILRDLDMGDDLSEAPDQPDQAEDEGEEGEPEAQDQNEEGEGEGRSPQQTAMDEDEATHRESQDADSQMMEAEENPDAEDTDEPPDMGEGDQPARPEFSGEGKVATYKVFTTGHDEIVAAEELCDGEELTRLRAYLDQQLASLSSVVSRLANKLQRRLLAQQNRTWSFDLEEGVLDVSRLTRVITDPTAPLSFKEEADTEFRDTVVTILIDNSGSMRGRPIMVAAVCADILARTLERCGVKTEILGFTTRAWKGGQAREDWLKAGKPAQPGRLNDLRHIIYKAADAPWRRARRNLGLMMREGLLKENIDGEALMWAHQRLIGRPEQRRILMVISDGAPVDDSTLSVNSGHYLERHLREVIAEIEGKSPVQLIAIGIGHDVTRYYRRAVTIVDVEQLAGVIVEQLAELFEEEPEKLTRRALAGLLQPPPNTEGPKPTMRRSTFKEVRRAVA; translated from the coding sequence ATGGCCAAGAATCCCGAAAGCCCGTTGGAGCCCTTCAAGCGCGCCCTGGCGAACGCCGCGCGATCGCTTGCCGAGACGCCCGATCTCGAGATCGTCTACTCGGGCGAAGGCCCGCAGCTTTCGGGCAAGCGGGCGGTGCTGCCGCACCCGCCGCGCGACCTGACGCCCACCGACGCCGCCCGCATCCGCGGCCTCGCCGACCAGATGGCGCTGCGCCTCGCCCACCACGACGCCGGCGTCCACGCCAAGGGCCGCCCGGCCTCGGCCGGCGGCGCGCCGATCTACGACGCCATCGAGGCCGCGCGCGTGGAGGCTATCGGCGCCAACGCCCTCGGCGGCGTGCGCGAGAACCTCAAGGCCGTGGTGGAGCAGGCCTGGGCCAAGCGCTCGTTCAACCAGATCGAAGCCCTGGCCAACCCGCCGCTCGCCGAGGTCATCGGCCTGATGGTTCGCGAGCGCCTGACCGGCGAGCCGCCGCCCGCCATGGCCCAGCCGCTGGTCAACCTCTTCAAGGCCGACGTCGAGGCCAAGGCCGGCGCCGACCTCGACAAGCTGGAAGCCTCGATCGGCGACCAGAAGGCCTTCGCCAAGATCGCCCGCACCATCCTGCGCGATCTCGACATGGGCGATGATCTCTCCGAGGCGCCCGACCAGCCGGACCAGGCCGAGGACGAGGGCGAAGAGGGCGAACCCGAGGCCCAGGACCAGAACGAAGAGGGCGAGGGCGAAGGCCGCTCGCCCCAGCAGACCGCCATGGACGAGGACGAGGCGACCCACCGCGAGAGCCAGGACGCCGACTCCCAGATGATGGAGGCCGAGGAGAACCCCGACGCCGAGGACACCGACGAGCCGCCGGACATGGGCGAGGGCGATCAGCCCGCCCGGCCGGAGTTCTCGGGTGAAGGCAAGGTGGCCACCTACAAGGTCTTCACCACCGGTCACGACGAGATCGTCGCCGCCGAGGAGCTCTGCGACGGCGAGGAGCTGACCCGGCTGCGCGCCTACCTCGACCAGCAGCTCGCCAGCCTCTCGAGCGTCGTCTCGCGCCTCGCCAACAAGCTGCAGCGGCGCCTGCTCGCCCAGCAGAACCGCACCTGGAGCTTCGACCTCGAGGAAGGCGTGCTCGACGTCTCGCGCCTCACCCGGGTGATCACCGACCCGACCGCGCCGCTCTCCTTCAAGGAGGAGGCCGACACCGAGTTCCGCGACACGGTCGTGACCATCCTCATCGATAACTCCGGCTCGATGCGCGGGCGGCCGATCATGGTGGCGGCGGTCTGCGCCGACATCCTGGCGCGCACCCTCGAGCGCTGCGGCGTGAAGACCGAGATCCTCGGCTTCACCACCCGCGCGTGGAAGGGCGGCCAGGCCCGCGAGGACTGGCTGAAGGCCGGCAAGCCCGCCCAGCCGGGCCGGCTGAACGACCTGCGCCACATCATCTACAAGGCCGCCGACGCGCCCTGGCGGCGGGCCCGGCGCAACCTCGGCCTGATGATGCGCGAGGGGCTGCTCAAGGAGAACATCGACGGCGAGGCCCTGATGTGGGCGCACCAGCGCCTGATCGGCCGGCCCGAGCAGCGCCGCATCCTGATGGTCATCTCCGATGGCGCGCCCGTCGACGATTCGACCCTGTCGGTGAACTCCGGCCACTACCTCGAGCGCCACCTGCGCGAGGTGATCGCCGAGATCGAGGGCAAGAGCCCGGTGCAGCTGATCGCCATCGGCATCGGCCACGACGTCACCCGCTACTATCGCCGGGCCGTAACCATCGTCGACGTCGAGCAGCTCGCCGGCGTCATCGTCGAGCAGCTCGCCGAGCTCTTCGAGGAAGAGCCCGAGAAGCTGACCCGCCGGGCCCTGGCCGGGCTGCTGCAGCCGCCGCCGAACACCGAAGGGCCCAAGCCCACCATGCGCCGCTCCACCTTCAAGGAAGTGCGGAGAGCCGTGGCGTGA
- the rpmB gene encoding 50S ribosomal protein L28: MSRRCELTGVGPLVGHNVSHSNIKTKRRFLPALSPTTLQSDALGQSFRLRVTNAALRTLDFKGGLDAFLLKARDEDLSPRALKIKRQVKAKLAEQPVA, encoded by the coding sequence ATGTCGCGCCGTTGCGAACTCACGGGTGTTGGCCCGCTTGTCGGCCACAACGTGAGCCACTCGAACATCAAGACCAAGCGCCGCTTCCTGCCGGCCCTGTCGCCCACGACCCTGCAGTCGGACGCGCTCGGCCAGTCGTTCAGGCTGCGGGTCACCAATGCCGCGCTGCGCACCCTGGACTTCAAGGGCGGCCTCGACGCCTTCCTGCTGAAGGCCCGCGACGAGGACCTGTCGCCGCGCGCCCTGAAGATCAAGCGTCAGGTGAAGGCCAAGCTCGCCGAGCAGCCCGTCGCCTAA
- a CDS encoding TauD/TfdA dioxygenase family protein: MLQEAESPYRTLRVTAQPSGFGAEIVGLDLTRPLSKEQLADVKAAWARHAVVAFPDQPLTLDQLEAFTQAIGPFGEDPFIKPMPGHPNVLELRREPDEKATNFGAGWHSDWSFQKTPPAATLLRSEVVPPVGGDTLFADCAAAYEALSPTFREMLSGLRAVHSATCAYGTQGVFARETEKRTMEIIVSSEADKSLTHPLVRTHPVTARKALYVSPVYTVGIEGMTPAESAAILGFLFKHMTEERFVYRHKWRPGMLLMWDNRCTVHFAEGGYDGHLRVMHRTTVAGEEPV, encoded by the coding sequence ATGTTGCAGGAAGCCGAAAGCCCTTATCGAACCCTTCGCGTCACCGCGCAGCCGTCCGGCTTCGGCGCGGAGATCGTCGGCCTCGATCTCACCCGCCCCTTATCTAAGGAGCAGTTGGCCGATGTGAAGGCCGCCTGGGCCCGTCACGCGGTCGTGGCCTTCCCCGACCAGCCGCTGACGCTGGATCAGCTCGAGGCCTTCACCCAGGCGATCGGGCCGTTCGGCGAGGACCCGTTCATCAAGCCGATGCCCGGCCATCCCAACGTGCTGGAGCTGCGCCGCGAGCCGGACGAGAAGGCGACCAACTTCGGGGCCGGCTGGCATTCGGACTGGAGCTTCCAGAAGACGCCGCCGGCGGCGACGCTGCTGCGCTCCGAGGTGGTGCCGCCGGTGGGCGGCGACACCCTGTTCGCCGACTGCGCGGCCGCGTACGAGGCCCTGTCGCCCACCTTTCGCGAGATGCTGTCCGGACTTCGCGCCGTCCATTCCGCGACCTGCGCCTATGGGACCCAGGGCGTCTTCGCCCGGGAGACCGAGAAGCGGACCATGGAGATCATCGTCTCCTCCGAGGCCGACAAGTCCCTGACGCACCCGCTGGTGCGCACGCACCCGGTCACGGCCCGCAAGGCTCTCTACGTCTCGCCGGTCTATACGGTGGGGATCGAGGGTATGACGCCCGCGGAAAGCGCGGCGATCCTCGGCTTCCTCTTCAAGCACATGACCGAGGAGCGGTTCGTTTACCGGCACAAGTGGCGGCCGGGCATGCTGCTGATGTGGGACAACCGCTGCACGGTCCACTTCGCCGAGGGCGGCTACGACGGCCACCTGCGGGTCATGCATCGCACCACGGTGGCGGGCGAGGAGCCGGTCTAG
- a CDS encoding DUF3089 domain-containing protein: MAGKVLAALALSAGFVMAAASAQAQQAPAKNDYAKVENWLCRPGKTDGNACGYDLTTTIVQANGKESVERYRPNPKAPIDCFYVYPTVSNDPGVISDMKPGLEEQNVVKQQFARLGAKCRLYAPLYRQVTLTALRAGIAGKPLPGSADPKIRGVGYEDVVDAWNYYLAHDNHGRGVVLVGHSQGSGVLTNLIKNEIDGKPAQKKLVSAILMGTRLPVDAGKDTGLFQHVPLCRKASQTGCVIAYASFRDTVPPPANSRFGKADGGREAACTNPANLAPGGKGALHAYLTNAGPDIADADRRKVEWVKGKANPDTPFVSAPGLLSAECVSKDGFNYLQVHVNADPADPRADDINGDVVVFGKVSADWGLHLIDANLAMGNLMDIVGAETKAYLAKK, translated from the coding sequence ATGGCTGGGAAGGTGCTGGCCGCGCTCGCTCTGAGCGCGGGCTTCGTGATGGCCGCCGCAAGCGCTCAGGCGCAACAGGCGCCGGCGAAGAACGACTATGCGAAGGTGGAGAACTGGCTCTGCCGGCCGGGCAAGACGGACGGCAACGCCTGCGGCTACGACCTGACGACCACCATCGTGCAGGCGAACGGCAAGGAGAGCGTCGAGCGCTACCGGCCGAACCCCAAGGCGCCGATCGACTGCTTCTACGTCTATCCCACGGTCTCCAACGATCCCGGCGTGATCTCCGACATGAAGCCGGGGCTGGAAGAGCAGAACGTCGTCAAGCAGCAGTTCGCCCGCCTCGGCGCCAAGTGCCGCCTCTACGCCCCGCTCTATCGCCAGGTGACGCTCACCGCCCTGCGCGCCGGCATCGCCGGCAAGCCCCTGCCCGGCTCGGCCGATCCGAAGATCCGCGGCGTCGGCTACGAAGACGTGGTCGACGCCTGGAACTACTATCTGGCGCACGACAACCACGGCCGTGGCGTGGTCCTCGTCGGCCACTCCCAGGGTTCGGGCGTGCTGACCAACCTCATCAAGAACGAGATCGACGGGAAGCCGGCGCAGAAGAAGCTCGTGTCGGCGATCCTGATGGGCACGCGCCTGCCGGTCGACGCCGGCAAGGACACCGGCCTCTTCCAGCACGTGCCGCTGTGCCGCAAGGCCAGCCAGACCGGCTGCGTCATCGCCTATGCGAGCTTCCGCGACACCGTCCCGCCGCCGGCCAACAGCCGCTTCGGAAAGGCGGACGGCGGGCGCGAGGCGGCCTGCACCAACCCGGCGAACCTCGCCCCCGGCGGCAAGGGCGCCCTGCACGCCTACCTGACCAACGCCGGCCCCGACATCGCCGACGCCGACCGGCGCAAGGTGGAGTGGGTGAAGGGCAAGGCCAATCCCGACACGCCCTTCGTCTCGGCGCCGGGCCTGCTCTCGGCCGAGTGCGTCAGCAAGGACGGCTTCAACTACCTGCAGGTCCACGTGAACGCCGACCCGGCCGACCCGCGGGCCGACGACATCAACGGCGACGTGGTCGTGTTCGGAAAGGTCAGCGCCGACTGGGGCCTGCACCTGATCGACGCCAACCTGGCCATGGGCAACCTGATGGACATCGTCGGCGCCGAGACCAAGGCCTACCTCGCGAAGAAATAG
- a CDS encoding TetR/AcrR family transcriptional regulator, with amino-acid sequence MLAGAPKFRRRKADRPGEIVQAALQVFSEKGFAAARLDEIAARAGVSKGALYLYFETKEDLFRAVVEQAIAPNIQAVRAMIAAHPGPFADLLRLVPERIAGLLETLPVGGVVKMVIGEAGNFPELARVWHDRLVAQALGAMTDAVAAAQARGEVKPGDPRTYAMQLIAPLLVGVIWRETFVPVGAAAFDVAAVARQHVETMLGGMLAEGARS; translated from the coding sequence ATGCTCGCGGGGGCTCCCAAATTCCGCCGCCGCAAGGCCGACCGGCCGGGCGAGATCGTCCAGGCGGCGCTGCAGGTGTTCTCCGAGAAGGGATTCGCCGCCGCCCGGCTCGACGAGATCGCCGCCCGCGCCGGGGTCTCCAAGGGCGCGCTCTATCTCTACTTCGAGACCAAGGAGGACCTGTTCCGCGCCGTGGTGGAGCAGGCCATCGCCCCCAACATCCAGGCCGTGCGGGCCATGATCGCCGCCCATCCCGGCCCCTTCGCCGACCTCCTGCGCCTCGTGCCCGAGCGGATCGCCGGTCTCCTCGAGACCCTGCCGGTGGGCGGAGTGGTGAAGATGGTCATCGGCGAGGCCGGAAATTTCCCCGAGCTCGCCCGGGTCTGGCACGACCGGCTGGTGGCCCAGGCGCTGGGCGCCATGACCGACGCGGTCGCCGCCGCCCAGGCGCGCGGCGAGGTGAAGCCCGGCGATCCCCGGACCTACGCCATGCAGCTCATCGCTCCCCTGCTGGTCGGCGTCATCTGGCGCGAAACCTTCGTGCCGGTGGGCGCGGCGGCCTTCGACGTCGCCGCGGTCGCCCGCCAGCACGTGGAGACCATGCTCGGCGGCATGCTCGCAGAAGGAGCACGGTCATGA
- a CDS encoding DUF1328 family protein: protein MLKWALIFAIVALIAGGLGFTGVAGAAAGIAKFLFFLFLVGFVVFLVLGFWAGRKVAGD from the coding sequence ATGCTCAAATGGGCCCTGATCTTCGCGATCGTCGCCCTGATCGCCGGCGGCCTCGGCTTCACCGGCGTGGCCGGCGCAGCGGCCGGTATCGCGAAGTTCCTGTTCTTCCTGTTCCTGGTGGGCTTCGTGGTCTTCCTGGTGCTCGGCTTCTGGGCCGGGCGGAAGGTCGCGGGCGACTGA
- a CDS encoding MFS transporter: protein MSAPSAPSTRRILTASLVGTAVEFYDFYIYATAASLVLGGLFFPKASPSAQLMSSYATFAVAFFARPVGAAFFGHFGDRIGRKSTLVASLMTMGGSTVLIGLLPTYELAGWLAPFLLCVLRFGQGFGLGGEWGGAALLAIENAPPKWRARFGMFPQLGAPVGFIAANGLFLILGLLLSPDQFKAWGWRIPFLLSAILVGLGLWVRLKITETPVFKEAMEAAEPSAVPMAEVVKRHPLRLLGGTFAVVACFAIFYLATAFALGYGVATLHYSRTTFLGVELGAIVFLAAGILIAGWWSDRTTPRHVLLAGCLGTIAVGLVMGPVMGAGSLVAIWAWLSAALFMMGFVYGPLGAFLPALFPPRVRYSGTSIAFNVGGILGGGLAPMVAQALADRGGLTPVGWYLAAAAAVSFVAIAPLKREA from the coding sequence ATGTCCGCGCCCTCCGCTCCCTCGACCCGCCGGATCCTGACCGCCAGCCTCGTGGGCACGGCGGTCGAGTTCTACGACTTCTACATCTACGCCACCGCCGCCTCGCTGGTGCTGGGCGGCCTGTTCTTCCCCAAGGCCTCGCCCTCGGCGCAGCTGATGAGCTCCTACGCCACCTTCGCGGTCGCCTTCTTCGCCCGGCCCGTGGGCGCGGCCTTCTTCGGCCACTTCGGCGACCGGATCGGGCGCAAGTCGACGCTGGTGGCGAGCCTGATGACCATGGGCGGCTCGACGGTGCTCATCGGCCTGCTGCCGACCTACGAGCTCGCCGGCTGGCTCGCGCCCTTCCTGCTCTGCGTGCTGCGCTTCGGCCAGGGCTTCGGACTCGGCGGCGAATGGGGCGGCGCGGCCCTCCTCGCCATCGAGAACGCCCCGCCCAAGTGGCGCGCGCGCTTCGGCATGTTCCCCCAGCTCGGCGCGCCGGTGGGCTTCATCGCCGCCAACGGCCTTTTCCTGATCCTCGGCCTCCTGCTGAGCCCTGACCAGTTCAAGGCCTGGGGCTGGCGCATCCCCTTCCTGCTGTCGGCGATCCTCGTCGGCCTCGGCCTGTGGGTGCGGCTGAAGATCACCGAGACGCCGGTCTTCAAGGAAGCGATGGAAGCGGCCGAGCCGTCCGCCGTGCCGATGGCCGAGGTGGTGAAGCGCCATCCCCTGCGCCTCCTCGGCGGCACCTTCGCCGTGGTCGCCTGCTTCGCCATCTTCTACCTCGCGACGGCCTTCGCCCTGGGCTACGGCGTGGCCACCCTTCACTACAGCCGCACGACCTTCCTCGGCGTCGAGCTCGGGGCCATCGTCTTCCTGGCCGCCGGCATCCTGATCGCCGGCTGGTGGTCGGACCGCACCACCCCGCGCCACGTGCTGCTGGCCGGCTGCCTCGGCACGATCGCCGTCGGCCTCGTCATGGGACCTGTGATGGGCGCGGGCTCGCTGGTCGCGATCTGGGCCTGGCTGTCGGCCGCCCTCTTCATGATGGGCTTCGTCTATGGCCCGCTCGGCGCCTTCCTGCCGGCGCTGTTCCCGCCGCGGGTGCGCTACTCCGGCACCTCCATCGCCTTCAACGTCGGCGGCATCCTGGGCGGCGGCCTCGCGCCTATGGTCGCCCAGGCCCTGGCGGACAGGGGCGGGCTGACGCCGGTCGGCTGGTACCTGGCGGCCGCCGCAGCGGTGAGCTTCGTCGCCATCGCCCCGCTGAAGCGCGAAGCCTGA